In Zingiber officinale cultivar Zhangliang chromosome 1A, Zo_v1.1, whole genome shotgun sequence, a genomic segment contains:
- the LOC122033563 gene encoding epoxide hydrolase A-like, which yields MIDKIEHAHFDVNGLSLHVARTGQGKLGTVLFLHGFPEIWYSWRHQMLAVAGAGFRAIAPDLRGYGLSGQPSIPEDSSWQDLVADLIAILDLLSISKVHVVAKDFGARPAYDLSLRHPDRVATVATLGVPFLATVTPFISLPGGFYMNRWREPGRAEADFGRFDVRRVVRTIYILFSRSEIPIAEEGQEILDLADSSAPLPPWFTEADLDAYAALYENSGFSFPLHMPYRSLHKLETGGEDPKVEVPAMLVMGEKDYVLKFPEMENYVKSGEVKHFVPDLEIVYVPEGCHFVQEQFPDQVNMLIVGFLKNHPSGNN from the exons ATGATAGATAAGATAGAGCATGCTCACTTCGATGTCAATGGCCTCAGCCTCCACGTAGCTCGCACAGGGCAAG GGAAATTGGGCACTGTGCTCTTCCTCCATGGATTCCCTGAGATATGGTACTCTTGGAGACACCAAATGCTCGCCGTCGCCGGCGCTGGGTTCCGGGCGATCGCTCCTGATCTCCGCGGCTACGGCCTCTCCGGCCAGCCGTCCATACCCGAGGACAGCAGTTGGCAAGACCTCGTCGCCGATCTCATTGCCATCCTCGATCTCCTCTCCATCTCCAAG GTGCACGTGGTCGCGAAGGACTTCGGCGCGAGGCCTGCTTATGATCTTTCCCTGCGCCACCCAGATCGGGTGGCGACCGTCGCCACCTTAGGCGTGCCGTTTCTTGCGACAGTCACGCCCTTCATTTCTCTCCCGGGAGGTTTCTACATGAACCGGTGGCGG GAGCCCGGCCGAGCGGAGGCCGACTTCGGCCGATTCGACGTCAGACGAGTCGTTCGCACCATTTACATCCTCTTCTCGAGGAGCGAGATTCCCATAGCCGAGGAAGGTCAGGAAATCTTGGACCTTGCGGACTCATCCGCCCCCTTGCCGCCATGGTTCACGGAGGCAGATCTCGACGCCTATGCTGCACTGTACGAGAACTCCGGATTCAGCTTTCCTCTCCATATGCCATACAG ATCACTGCACAAATTAGAAACAGGAGGAGAGGACCCAAAAGTGGAAGTGCCTGCAATGCTGGTGATGGGAGAAAAAGACTACGTTCTAAAGTTTCCTGAAATGGAGAACTACGTAAAGAGTGGAGAGGTGAAGCACTTTGTCCCGGACCTGGAGATCGTCTACGTGCCGGAAGGATGCCATTTTGTTCAAGAGCAATTCCCTGACCAAGTAAACATGCTCATCGTTGGtttccttaaaaatcatccaTCAGGCAACAACTAA
- the LOC122033541 gene encoding casein kinase 1-like isoform X2 yields the protein MERVIGGKFKLGKKIGSGSFGELYIGVNIQGREEVAVKLESVKSKHPQLHYESKVYMLLQGGTGVPHLKWFGVEGEYNVMVIDLLGPSLEDLFCYCNRRFSLKTVLMLADQLLNRVEYMHSKSFLHRDIKPDNFLMGLRRKANQVYIIDYGLAKKYWDFQTHKHIPYRENKNLTGTARYASLNTHLGIEQSRRDDLESLGYVLMYFLRGSLPWQGLKAGTKEQKYDKISEKKMLTPIEVLCKSYPSEFASYFHYCRSLRFEDKPNYSYLKQVFRELFIREGYQYDYVFDWKYPHFSADPRLREPNEMTGGAIGPSFERPERISGQDTGDRLSGAVRAFARRNAAGLDHLSDHLKHKSPNHTFMSKEVVDSEKIRPSSRNGSTSRRPAVSSTRPTSIELSQAHHGRTSHMFSSSSRPSSSHQRYQQPAVDSKLSSISRTAATRGTPNESLLHSMDLLSIGTERRK from the exons ATGGAACGTGTGATTGGCGGAAAGTTTAAACTTGGGAAAAAGATTGGCAGCGGTTCTTTTGGGGAGCTCTATATAG GTGTTAACATACAAGGTAGAGAAGAAGTTGCAGTTAAGCTG GAATCAGTGAAGTCAAAGCATCCTCAACTTCATTATGAGTCGAAAGTGTATATGCTTCTCCAAGGAGGAA CTGGAGTCCCCCACTTGAAATGGTTTGGTGTAGAAGGAGAATATAATGTGATGGTCATTGATCTACTTGGCCCTAGTCTTGAAGATTTGTTCTGCTACTGTAACCGGAGGTTCTCACTGAAAACTGTCCTCATGCTCGCTGATCAGTTA TTAAATCGGGTCGAGTATATGCACTCAAAGTCTTTTCTTCATCGTGATATAAAGCCCGATAACTTTCTTATGGGCCTTCGTCGAAAAGCAAATCAG GTTTACATTATTGACTATGGTCTTGCAAAGAAGTATTGGGATTTTCAAACTCATAAGCACATACCGTATAG GGAAAATAAGAACCTTACAGGAACTGCACGATATGCAAGTCTTAATACTCATCTAGGGATTG AACAAAGCCGAAGAGATGATTTAGAATCCCTTGGTTATGTACTTATGTACTTTTTAAGAGGAAG CCTTCCTTGGCAAGGGCTTAAAGCTGGTACCAAAGAGCAAAAGTACGATAAAATTAGTGAAAAGAAAATGCTTACTCCTATAGAG GTACTTTGCAAGTCGTATCCATCAGAATTTGCATCTTATTTTCACTATTGTCGATCCTTGAGGTTTGAAGACAAACCAAATTATTCATACCTGAAACAAGTGTTTCGTGAATTATTCATTCGTGAAG GATACCAATATGATTATGTTTTCGACTGGAAGTATCCTCATTTCAGTGCTGATCCTCGACTGCGG GAACCTAATGAAATGACTGGTGGAGCTATAGGTCCATCTTTTGAAAGGCCTGAAAGAATTTcag GCCAGGATACAGGGGATCGATTGTCAGGTGCAGTTAGAGCATTTGCTCGAAGGAATGCTGCAGGCCTGGATCATCTCAGTGACCATTTGAAGCACAAATCTCCTAATCACACATTTATGTCAAAGGAAGTT GTTGATTCAGAGAAAATCCGTCCATCATCGCGCAATGGGAGTACATCAAGGAGGCCTGCTGTGTCAAGCACCAGACCTACTTCCATTGAGCTTAGCCAGGCACATCATGGCAGGACGAGCCATATGTTTTCCAGCAGCAGCCGACCATCCAGTAGTCATCAAAGATATCAGCAGCCTGCAGTCGATTCCAAGTTGTCATCTATCTCCCGAACTGCTGCCACAAGAGGAACACCCAATGAGTCTCTTCTTCACAGCATGGATCTCCTCTCAATAGGCACCGAGAGGAGGAAGTAA
- the LOC122033569 gene encoding uncharacterized protein LOC122033569 isoform X2 yields the protein MAALYLKLKPKTLTPLQSLRPFSFSSSPPPPLPDADADTSEPSAPSPRSSYSSSFSDIKERLKVPLAPPRRIPADPPPPPPLSSSSSQHTSLDNRKHLAEFRLRSGGPSAAGERRASSPSLSFQEIFKSNTISKAGDDRADGKNQGLPFDSIRESLRQFRDSSAPGGHRRDSFRPRPFNFIPFQEGTRIRRGETEKELREKADQGEAKKGPRTDFFRSYSHDELGEKLRKLRPEVADKGNKEFSLTELNERLAKLREAEEKESEKRSGGLSFRDLRDSLASISQSVAKKNSNIFPS from the exons ATGGCGGCTCTCTACCTCAAACTCAAGCCTAAAACCCTAACACCTCTCCAGTCTCTCCGCCCCTTCTCATTCTCTTCGTCGCCGCCGCCTCCCCTTCCCGATGCCGATGCAGACACTTCCGAGCCCTCGGCACCCTCTCCTCGCTCCTCGTACTCTTCCTCATTCAGCGATATCAAGGAACGGCTGAAGGTCCCTCTCGCCCCTCCTCGCCGGATCCCGGCCGATCCACCTCCGCCTCCGCCTCTCTCCTCTTCGAGTTCCCAACACACCTCACTTGATAACCGCAAGCACCTGGCCGAGTTCCGCCTCCGAAGCGGTGGACCTTCCGCCGCCGGTGAGCGCCGCGCGTCTTCTCCCTCCCTATCCTTCCAGGAGATCTTCAAAAGCAACACTATTTCGAAGGCCGGTGACGATAGGGCTGACGGGAAAAACCAAGGTTTGCCATTTGACAGCATTCGCGAGAGCCTCCGCCAGTTTAGGGACTCGTCCGCGCCGGGCGGCCATCGGAGAGACAGCTTCCGTCCAAGACCGTTCAATTTCATTCCCTTCCAGGAAGGCACGCGGATCCGTAGAGGCGAGACGGAGAAGGAGTTGAGGGAGAAAGCCGATCAGGGAGAAGCCAAAAAAGGTCCAAGGACAGATTTTTTTAGGTCGTATAGCCATGATGAGTTGGGGGAGAAGCTCCGCAAGCTGAGGCCTGAAGTAGCTGACAAGGGCAACAAGGAATTCTCTTTGACAGAGTTGAATGAGAGGCTGGCTAAGTTGAGGGAAGCAGAAGAGAAAGAATCGGAAAAGAGGTCGGGTGGGCTATCATTCAGGGATCTCCGAGATAGCCTAGCGTCAATCAGTCAGTCAGTAGCCAAGAAGAACTCCAATA TATTTCCATCCTGA
- the LOC122033569 gene encoding uncharacterized protein LOC122033569 isoform X1: protein MAALYLKLKPKTLTPLQSLRPFSFSSSPPPPLPDADADTSEPSAPSPRSSYSSSFSDIKERLKVPLAPPRRIPADPPPPPPLSSSSSQHTSLDNRKHLAEFRLRSGGPSAAGERRASSPSLSFQEIFKSNTISKAGDDRADGKNQGLPFDSIRESLRQFRDSSAPGGHRRDSFRPRPFNFIPFQEGTRIRRGETEKELREKADQGEAKKGPRTDFFRSYSHDELGEKLRKLRPEVADKGNKEFSLTELNERLAKLREAEEKESEKRSGGLSFRDLRDSLASISQSVAKKNSNIQRLTILSNLTGQPLHRSCKVFPS, encoded by the exons ATGGCGGCTCTCTACCTCAAACTCAAGCCTAAAACCCTAACACCTCTCCAGTCTCTCCGCCCCTTCTCATTCTCTTCGTCGCCGCCGCCTCCCCTTCCCGATGCCGATGCAGACACTTCCGAGCCCTCGGCACCCTCTCCTCGCTCCTCGTACTCTTCCTCATTCAGCGATATCAAGGAACGGCTGAAGGTCCCTCTCGCCCCTCCTCGCCGGATCCCGGCCGATCCACCTCCGCCTCCGCCTCTCTCCTCTTCGAGTTCCCAACACACCTCACTTGATAACCGCAAGCACCTGGCCGAGTTCCGCCTCCGAAGCGGTGGACCTTCCGCCGCCGGTGAGCGCCGCGCGTCTTCTCCCTCCCTATCCTTCCAGGAGATCTTCAAAAGCAACACTATTTCGAAGGCCGGTGACGATAGGGCTGACGGGAAAAACCAAGGTTTGCCATTTGACAGCATTCGCGAGAGCCTCCGCCAGTTTAGGGACTCGTCCGCGCCGGGCGGCCATCGGAGAGACAGCTTCCGTCCAAGACCGTTCAATTTCATTCCCTTCCAGGAAGGCACGCGGATCCGTAGAGGCGAGACGGAGAAGGAGTTGAGGGAGAAAGCCGATCAGGGAGAAGCCAAAAAAGGTCCAAGGACAGATTTTTTTAGGTCGTATAGCCATGATGAGTTGGGGGAGAAGCTCCGCAAGCTGAGGCCTGAAGTAGCTGACAAGGGCAACAAGGAATTCTCTTTGACAGAGTTGAATGAGAGGCTGGCTAAGTTGAGGGAAGCAGAAGAGAAAGAATCGGAAAAGAGGTCGGGTGGGCTATCATTCAGGGATCTCCGAGATAGCCTAGCGTCAATCAGTCAGTCAGTAGCCAAGAAGAACTCCAATA TTCAGAGATTAACAATCCTTTCAAATCTTACTGGGCAACCTTTGCACCGTTCATGCAAAG TATTTCCATCCTGA
- the LOC122033541 gene encoding casein kinase 1-like isoform X1 produces MERVIGGKFKLGKKIGSGSFGELYIGVNIQGREEVAVKLESVKSKHPQLHYESKVYMLLQGGTGVPHLKWFGVEGEYNVMVIDLLGPSLEDLFCYCNRRFSLKTVLMLADQLLNRVEYMHSKSFLHRDIKPDNFLMGLRRKANQVYIIDYGLAKKYWDFQTHKHIPYRENKNLTGTARYASLNTHLGIEQSRRDDLESLGYVLMYFLRGSLPWQGLKAGTKEQKYDKISEKKMLTPIEVLCKSYPSEFASYFHYCRSLRFEDKPNYSYLKQVFRELFIREGYQYDYVFDWKYPHFSADPRLREPNEMTGGAIGPSFERPERISAGQDTGDRLSGAVRAFARRNAAGLDHLSDHLKHKSPNHTFMSKEVVDSEKIRPSSRNGSTSRRPAVSSTRPTSIELSQAHHGRTSHMFSSSSRPSSSHQRYQQPAVDSKLSSISRTAATRGTPNESLLHSMDLLSIGTERRK; encoded by the exons ATGGAACGTGTGATTGGCGGAAAGTTTAAACTTGGGAAAAAGATTGGCAGCGGTTCTTTTGGGGAGCTCTATATAG GTGTTAACATACAAGGTAGAGAAGAAGTTGCAGTTAAGCTG GAATCAGTGAAGTCAAAGCATCCTCAACTTCATTATGAGTCGAAAGTGTATATGCTTCTCCAAGGAGGAA CTGGAGTCCCCCACTTGAAATGGTTTGGTGTAGAAGGAGAATATAATGTGATGGTCATTGATCTACTTGGCCCTAGTCTTGAAGATTTGTTCTGCTACTGTAACCGGAGGTTCTCACTGAAAACTGTCCTCATGCTCGCTGATCAGTTA TTAAATCGGGTCGAGTATATGCACTCAAAGTCTTTTCTTCATCGTGATATAAAGCCCGATAACTTTCTTATGGGCCTTCGTCGAAAAGCAAATCAG GTTTACATTATTGACTATGGTCTTGCAAAGAAGTATTGGGATTTTCAAACTCATAAGCACATACCGTATAG GGAAAATAAGAACCTTACAGGAACTGCACGATATGCAAGTCTTAATACTCATCTAGGGATTG AACAAAGCCGAAGAGATGATTTAGAATCCCTTGGTTATGTACTTATGTACTTTTTAAGAGGAAG CCTTCCTTGGCAAGGGCTTAAAGCTGGTACCAAAGAGCAAAAGTACGATAAAATTAGTGAAAAGAAAATGCTTACTCCTATAGAG GTACTTTGCAAGTCGTATCCATCAGAATTTGCATCTTATTTTCACTATTGTCGATCCTTGAGGTTTGAAGACAAACCAAATTATTCATACCTGAAACAAGTGTTTCGTGAATTATTCATTCGTGAAG GATACCAATATGATTATGTTTTCGACTGGAAGTATCCTCATTTCAGTGCTGATCCTCGACTGCGG GAACCTAATGAAATGACTGGTGGAGCTATAGGTCCATCTTTTGAAAGGCCTGAAAGAATTTcag CAGGCCAGGATACAGGGGATCGATTGTCAGGTGCAGTTAGAGCATTTGCTCGAAGGAATGCTGCAGGCCTGGATCATCTCAGTGACCATTTGAAGCACAAATCTCCTAATCACACATTTATGTCAAAGGAAGTT GTTGATTCAGAGAAAATCCGTCCATCATCGCGCAATGGGAGTACATCAAGGAGGCCTGCTGTGTCAAGCACCAGACCTACTTCCATTGAGCTTAGCCAGGCACATCATGGCAGGACGAGCCATATGTTTTCCAGCAGCAGCCGACCATCCAGTAGTCATCAAAGATATCAGCAGCCTGCAGTCGATTCCAAGTTGTCATCTATCTCCCGAACTGCTGCCACAAGAGGAACACCCAATGAGTCTCTTCTTCACAGCATGGATCTCCTCTCAATAGGCACCGAGAGGAGGAAGTAA